A single region of the Thermotoga profunda AZM34c06 genome encodes:
- a CDS encoding glycosyltransferase family 4 protein, whose protein sequence is MITQVIVSFLISLVATPFVMIIAKKFKIVDRPDGMLKTHQRIIPYLGGLAIYAGVAPFVLEMKLFILASIMFILGLLDDIKPVKWYVRLIIELIIGWFMSLIFTQNFFMSVFYTLVFVLVINATNMIDGMDGVCATVVIIGMIFSANSSLQWALVGSLIGYLVYNFPPAKIFMGDAGSYFIGSIVSYTIFSNLKASFNLNVFFPFWILILDIFSGIVRRIIAQRSPFKGDRDHIYDKIWRRIGGSKVLKDRKTVIIMAVISITFTLLKYVGLSALMVFAGSIMVVLFLRMFWYDEGGNKYE, encoded by the coding sequence ATGATTACACAAGTAATCGTTTCGTTTTTAATTTCACTGGTTGCTACACCATTTGTGATGATAATTGCTAAGAAATTCAAAATCGTTGATAGACCAGATGGTATGCTCAAAACTCATCAGAGGATTATTCCATATCTTGGTGGTCTTGCAATTTATGCAGGAGTAGCACCTTTTGTATTAGAAATGAAATTATTTATATTGGCAAGTATCATGTTTATTTTAGGGCTATTGGATGATATCAAGCCAGTCAAATGGTATGTGAGATTGATCATAGAATTGATAATTGGCTGGTTCATGAGTCTGATCTTCACTCAGAATTTTTTTATGAGTGTCTTTTATACTCTTGTGTTTGTTTTGGTGATAAACGCTACAAATATGATCGATGGAATGGATGGGGTATGTGCCACGGTTGTAATTATAGGAATGATATTTTCAGCTAATTCTTCTTTGCAGTGGGCTCTTGTGGGATCTCTAATTGGATATCTTGTATATAATTTTCCGCCTGCTAAGATTTTTATGGGAGATGCTGGGAGTTATTTCATAGGCTCCATCGTAAGTTATACGATATTCTCAAACCTGAAAGCATCATTCAATTTGAACGTTTTCTTCCCATTCTGGATCTTAATTCTTGATATCTTCAGTGGAATCGTAAGAAGGATTATCGCTCAAAGATCTCCTTTCAAAGGCGACAGGGACCACATATATGATAAGATATGGCGCAGAATAGGTGGATCAAAAGTGTTGAAAGATCGGAAAACGGTTATCATAATGGCTGTGATCAGCATTACTTTTACCCTTCTCAAATACGTTGGACTTTCTGCTTTAATGGTATTTGCTGGCTCAATTATGGTAGTCTTGTTTTTGAGAATGTTTTGGTATGATGAAGGAGGCAACAAATATGAGTAA
- a CDS encoding B12-binding domain-containing radical SAM protein, whose protein sequence is MYVLLINPWIYDFAAYDFWLKPLGLLYVGAALKKLGFEVQLIDLLNRHDPELANFVKPKPDKKFGTGKFHSFQVEKNDLLRNIPRRYKCYGAPVEYLLSKLSKVGKPRAVFVTSSLTYWWPGVAHTISYVKQVMPDVPVVLGGLYARLYPEHAKKNTKADYVFSDELSKIGDLINSVLCETVNFDAENWFEILDPAYELYEKVGYLVFLTSLGCPYRCTYCISPKLWKRFIQKDPQKVLEAIEKFLDLFKVKDVVFFDDAILINRESHFKPLLRLLIKKNFGVNYHLPNGIHARLVDEELAILMREAGFKTIKLGYETAGKLQELTGGKVYDQDLVKAARILTKAGFTDQEVQAYIMINMPFQGIEDVLKAIEVCKNEGISVSVNEYTPIPGSQDWYVLVSNGFLDEHIDPVLLNNTVLPYWFKAGMNAETVQMIKNLVHRK, encoded by the coding sequence ATGTACGTCTTGCTCATAAATCCTTGGATTTATGATTTTGCCGCGTATGATTTTTGGTTAAAGCCATTGGGATTACTGTATGTCGGTGCGGCGTTGAAAAAACTTGGCTTTGAGGTTCAGTTGATAGATCTTTTAAATCGTCATGATCCAGAGTTGGCTAATTTTGTAAAACCAAAACCAGATAAGAAATTTGGTACCGGGAAGTTTCACAGTTTTCAAGTGGAAAAAAACGATTTATTGAGAAATATCCCGCGCAGGTATAAATGTTACGGTGCACCTGTGGAATATCTTCTGTCTAAGTTGAGTAAAGTAGGTAAACCAAGGGCAGTTTTTGTGACTTCATCATTGACTTATTGGTGGCCAGGTGTTGCGCACACGATATCCTATGTCAAACAAGTGATGCCCGATGTTCCCGTCGTTCTCGGTGGTCTTTATGCAAGACTCTATCCAGAGCATGCCAAGAAAAATACCAAAGCAGACTACGTCTTCAGTGATGAGTTATCTAAGATCGGCGATCTAATCAACTCTGTTTTATGTGAAACTGTTAATTTCGATGCAGAAAATTGGTTTGAAATCTTAGACCCAGCATATGAACTGTATGAGAAAGTTGGATATCTTGTGTTCCTGACATCTCTCGGCTGCCCATACAGATGTACTTACTGTATCTCGCCAAAACTGTGGAAAAGATTTATTCAAAAAGACCCACAAAAGGTTCTTGAAGCTATTGAGAAGTTTCTCGATCTTTTCAAAGTGAAAGATGTTGTGTTTTTCGACGATGCAATACTGATAAATAGAGAGAGTCATTTCAAACCCTTGTTGAGATTACTCATCAAGAAGAATTTCGGTGTGAATTATCACTTACCCAATGGAATACATGCAAGACTTGTGGACGAGGAACTTGCTATACTCATGAGAGAAGCAGGCTTTAAAACCATCAAGCTCGGTTATGAAACAGCAGGTAAATTGCAAGAACTCACTGGTGGAAAAGTCTATGACCAGGACTTGGTTAAAGCCGCACGAATTTTGACAAAAGCAGGTTTCACTGATCAAGAAGTGCAGGCTTATATAATGATCAATATGCCTTTTCAAGGAATCGAGGATGTATTGAAAGCAATAGAAGTATGTAAAAACGAGGGGATTTCTGTATCTGTAAACGAGTACACACCAATTCCTGGTTCACAGGATTGGTATGTACTCGTATCGAATGGATTTTTGGATGAACATATCGATCCTGTTCTTTTGAACAACACGGTATTACCATATTGGTTCAAAGCTGGTATGAATGCCGAAACTGTTCAGATGATAAAAAACTTGGTACACAGGAAATAA
- the hslU gene encoding ATP-dependent protease ATPase subunit HslU, producing MNFDELTPKQIVKELDRYIIGQQQAKKAVAIAIRNRIRRQKLPENWQKEVLPKNILMIGPTGVGKTEIARRLAQLSGSPFLKVEATRFTEVGYVGKNVDSMIRDLVEISVNMVKKEKMEQVKEKAESMVEERILDALVPETRKPQGISLMGIFSNPQQQQPSPEERRTLRQKREEMRQRLRNGELEDELIEIEIEREITPFMGVLGQGELEDLGIDLGSMLGNLMPKTKQKKRMTVSEARKVLLPIEAEKLIDMDKTTQEAIDRAQNRGIIFIDELDKIAVKSAGAGPDVSRQGVQRDLLPIVEGTTIMTKYGPVKTDYILFIGSGAFHMSKPSDLIPELQGRFPIRVELTSLTRQDFIRILTEPENAITKQYQALLSAEGVELTFTQDGVEEIARVAYDLNQKLENIGARRLYTVVEKILEDIAYEAPDLPDKKVIIDAKYVREKLASIIADEDVSSYIL from the coding sequence ATGAACTTCGATGAATTGACACCAAAACAAATCGTTAAAGAACTTGATAGATACATAATAGGACAACAACAGGCTAAGAAGGCCGTTGCAATAGCGATAAGAAATAGGATTCGCAGACAGAAATTGCCAGAAAATTGGCAAAAGGAAGTCTTACCAAAAAATATTTTGATGATAGGACCGACCGGTGTTGGTAAAACAGAGATTGCACGAAGATTAGCGCAACTTTCTGGATCACCTTTCTTGAAGGTCGAAGCAACACGTTTCACAGAAGTAGGTTATGTTGGTAAGAATGTCGATTCAATGATAAGAGATTTGGTTGAGATAAGTGTAAATATGGTGAAAAAAGAAAAAATGGAGCAGGTCAAGGAGAAGGCAGAGTCGATGGTTGAAGAAAGGATACTCGATGCTCTTGTCCCTGAGACGAGAAAACCCCAAGGTATAAGTTTGATGGGAATATTCAGTAACCCACAGCAACAACAACCATCGCCCGAAGAGAGAAGAACTCTAAGGCAAAAGCGTGAGGAGATGCGTCAAAGACTTCGAAATGGTGAGTTAGAAGATGAATTGATAGAAATAGAGATCGAAAGAGAGATCACGCCGTTCATGGGAGTTTTAGGGCAAGGAGAATTAGAGGATCTTGGGATCGATCTTGGTAGTATGTTGGGTAATCTCATGCCAAAAACCAAGCAAAAGAAAAGAATGACGGTTTCAGAGGCGCGAAAGGTTTTGTTACCGATCGAAGCTGAGAAATTAATAGACATGGACAAGACAACTCAGGAGGCAATCGACAGAGCGCAGAATCGTGGAATTATCTTCATAGATGAATTGGATAAGATCGCGGTCAAATCTGCTGGTGCTGGACCAGATGTGTCCAGGCAGGGAGTACAAAGAGATTTACTCCCGATCGTTGAAGGTACAACGATAATGACAAAATACGGACCAGTGAAGACAGATTATATCCTTTTCATTGGTTCTGGTGCTTTTCATATGAGTAAACCCTCTGACCTTATACCAGAGCTTCAAGGTCGTTTTCCCATAAGAGTTGAGTTGACTTCGCTTACCCGTCAAGATTTCATCAGAATTCTGACCGAGCCAGAGAACGCTATAACCAAGCAATATCAAGCGTTACTATCAGCGGAAGGCGTGGAATTGACTTTCACTCAAGATGGCGTAGAAGAAATCGCAAGGGTTGCGTACGATTTGAACCAAAAACTCGAAAATATAGGTGCACGAAGACTGTACACCGTGGTCGAAAAGATACTTGAAGATATTGCATATGAAGCGCCAGATTTACCAGATAAGAAAGTCATCATTGATGCCAAATACGTCAGAGAAAAACTCGCATCTATAATTGCAGATGAAGATGTGAGTTCTTACATACTCTGA
- a CDS encoding SIS domain-containing protein, with amino-acid sequence MTSIFLEDVLEQPKAIRNLLNQKKDLEKKAVKLNHERVLFLGMGASYYASLYAAIYLRSFGIDAQCRELSEFIWYDNEKLLQKYDTVFLVSQSGETAELTRFIDIFSGKLENCVLVTNNPQSFNARIFGDSRVFPIFAGTEKAMGSSKTFVNTILTLLLISSKWTGEELDLEKLADHVENTLTINVDSLTRSLIEKKNPILVGRGFSVPILRMAQLTLAEISKMNCVVYSGAGFRHGPMELMVTNPLICLVALQGKTISLALDLLADLSTYEDVWCITNQGIVNEKSIVLKEGLAEELSSIPVIVIFQKIANDIAIDKGYKPGVGIIASKVTKKE; translated from the coding sequence ATGACGTCGATTTTTCTTGAAGATGTTCTTGAACAACCTAAGGCTATTAGAAATCTTCTAAATCAGAAGAAAGATTTGGAAAAAAAGGCAGTAAAATTGAACCATGAAAGAGTACTATTTCTTGGAATGGGAGCTTCTTATTACGCGTCTTTGTATGCAGCGATATATCTGCGTTCTTTTGGAATCGATGCTCAATGTAGAGAACTGTCTGAGTTTATATGGTATGACAATGAAAAATTACTCCAAAAATATGACACTGTCTTCTTGGTTAGTCAATCTGGTGAGACAGCTGAACTAACCAGATTCATCGATATATTCTCGGGAAAACTGGAAAATTGTGTACTTGTTACGAACAACCCTCAAAGTTTCAATGCCAGGATTTTTGGAGACTCGAGGGTCTTTCCCATTTTCGCTGGTACAGAAAAAGCCATGGGATCGTCCAAAACCTTTGTCAATACGATACTGACTCTATTATTAATTTCATCAAAATGGACTGGAGAAGAACTTGATCTTGAAAAATTGGCAGACCATGTCGAAAACACACTCACAATAAATGTCGATTCATTAACCAGAAGTTTGATTGAGAAAAAAAATCCAATCCTGGTTGGGAGAGGATTCAGTGTACCCATACTCAGAATGGCTCAACTGACACTTGCGGAGATTTCAAAAATGAATTGCGTTGTCTACAGTGGTGCAGGTTTCAGACATGGTCCAATGGAACTCATGGTGACAAATCCGTTGATATGCCTTGTTGCTTTACAAGGAAAGACAATCAGTCTTGCCTTGGATCTTCTGGCTGACCTCTCTACCTATGAAGATGTCTGGTGTATTACAAATCAAGGTATTGTAAATGAGAAGTCTATCGTACTCAAAGAAGGGCTCGCCGAAGAATTATCTTCAATACCAGTAATAGTAATCTTCCAAAAGATAGCAAACGATATAGCGATTGACAAAGGATACAAACCCGGTGTGGGTATTATTGCGTCAAAGGTAACCAAAAAGGAGTGA
- the hslV gene encoding ATP-dependent protease subunit HslV — translation MIWKGTTVLVVSKDGKTVMAGDGQVTYGNTIMKHGAKKIRKIGDGQILAGFAGSVADAMALFDRFESKLREWGGNLTKAAVELAKDWRTDRVLRRLEALLLVADKSNVLIISGTGEVVQPDDNVAAIGSGAPYAIAAARALVRNTNLDARTIVEKSMEIASEICIYTNKNITIEEI, via the coding sequence ATGATATGGAAAGGAACAACCGTGCTCGTTGTTTCAAAAGATGGTAAAACAGTGATGGCCGGTGATGGACAAGTGACTTATGGTAATACTATAATGAAGCATGGAGCAAAAAAGATCAGAAAAATAGGCGATGGACAGATCTTGGCAGGTTTTGCCGGTTCTGTTGCAGATGCAATGGCGCTGTTTGATAGATTTGAATCAAAACTCAGAGAATGGGGTGGTAATTTAACAAAGGCGGCAGTTGAGCTCGCTAAAGATTGGAGAACTGATAGAGTCTTAAGAAGACTGGAGGCACTTCTCTTAGTAGCCGATAAGAGTAATGTACTTATCATCTCCGGAACTGGTGAAGTTGTTCAACCAGATGACAACGTCGCTGCGATTGGTTCGGGAGCACCATATGCAATAGCTGCTGCAAGGGCGTTAGTGAGAAACACAAATTTGGATGCACGAACTATCGTTGAAAAATCTATGGAAATAGCCAGTGAGATATGTATTTACACGAATAAAAATATAACTATTGAGGAAATATAA
- a CDS encoding DUF554 domain-containing protein, whose protein sequence is MRIHISVLVNSLAVATGSGIGMFLGRSIPDRLRKILFQAVGLTTIGIGIKMSLETSNFIVVLISLALGVLVGELFKIEDRIASVGKISKDSSRFAKGFVTATTLFLVGPMTIVGSVRAGLVKDGTLIYIKSALDFISSVILASLYGISVLTTSLAVLLIQGLLVIFSSQLVFLTDKAYLANFTGVGGLIVVAIGIRLLEIEDIRVGNFLPALIFSPIVDFLARMIK, encoded by the coding sequence ATGAGAATACACATTTCAGTACTTGTGAATAGTTTGGCTGTTGCGACTGGCTCAGGTATTGGCATGTTCCTGGGAAGGTCTATTCCAGATAGGTTGAGGAAGATTTTATTTCAAGCTGTGGGGTTGACAACCATCGGAATAGGTATCAAGATGAGTCTTGAAACATCAAACTTTATTGTTGTTCTCATCTCGCTTGCCTTAGGAGTCCTGGTTGGTGAATTATTCAAGATCGAAGATAGAATAGCTTCTGTGGGAAAGATTTCAAAAGATTCAAGTAGATTTGCAAAAGGTTTTGTAACCGCCACAACACTTTTTCTCGTGGGACCTATGACTATTGTAGGATCTGTCAGGGCCGGATTGGTCAAAGACGGTACACTCATTTACATAAAATCCGCTCTTGATTTCATATCCTCCGTGATCTTAGCATCACTTTATGGTATAAGTGTTCTCACAACATCTTTAGCAGTACTTTTAATTCAGGGATTGCTTGTGATCTTTTCTTCACAACTTGTTTTTCTAACAGATAAAGCCTATCTTGCAAACTTCACAGGCGTTGGTGGTTTAATCGTAGTTGCAATAGGTATAAGGCTGCTTGAAATCGAAGATATACGAGTTGGGAACTTTCTTCCCGCTCTAATTTTCTCACCTATTGTTGATTTCTTAGCGAGGATGATCAAATGA
- a CDS encoding O-antigen ligase family protein produces the protein MSKVEEILLHVTVIVVALFANKFVTYEFSVPKYAILTTFTLLISLMLIYRIYKQKELKFYISMANISWFLFSFASLLSTISVYVHNRFYFRYSIDIAIYVVLTAFIGLYISNRFRTKESITRLLLTFIGTGLIVAIDALLNFYTGKSMFLGTVGEAYSRAVIKSTIGNTIFVANYMTMLLIPSVYFILSFDFGWKKYSYKNTLMVKIFSLVSIFLLLTTIIISQTRSEYISMILSTFIFVVFYFIYVRRTQSNIENKAVEKDIPKLKKINKILLVILLIGLISIFIVYNTDNPLTGGGKISVKSRFSAMASVSSRDERFLAWLGSIYQWKDSKIIGTGIGTYQVMAIDELQEAMKDHPNLLYGWNNFKRTHNDYFQVLGETGIIGLATVVLLACALIIYAFKYLKTVQDKDDLLLFLSLACAFIAFMVQSFFSFPGHLLPNSLLALFLAATATGVYFNQKKILAREIHLKGFGLSFFVIFSLITLISSTYLKWNYFISEVYFKNGNNYYNGLIGISNDKSTFQQYEKVYLQKLEELNNLTGDFAYLKPENYKQSNLSGVDLEKQRINQISAIRAELQKNLANIQNNLKKAEELEKTYTQKARENLVRALELNHVYGKAHFYLASLCLRPIRISEVATALSKKDYSVLKQEYDNYQKCIVNQYKSSDLLFVIPLMEMKPGLIRDIATMQSIIDSCGLFKTSLLSFNERNTYKGLVARYQSLCDAINQLINELQNEANDKIVASAIDEFKKLRNEYIDEFIKYSKATVEKLPGGWNRFPDWKNIDLWRAISGEDIYRMIATLSVSIDSVTSSWVLDLLQYIAQEEAWACEGMASKGIWAVPDGVPEYIWVAAAELEKTDPDKAKNLYEKMIKMYQPAYERIQRDIKRLNTDLAVENYLNIILNELSDALAENDVAMEKIQTMSEMVKSFIPQIQSYLKNIDWEAIVRAELNSLVYDKKWNQKFTISKSLSNVLLNEIRNLINLSLKDQNKASQVLNKVSVRVVDLPDELLLWEREIRFLEFYKMLSAKQRDFAMVK, from the coding sequence ATGAGTAAGGTCGAGGAGATCCTATTACATGTTACAGTCATAGTCGTTGCGCTCTTTGCAAACAAATTTGTCACATATGAATTCAGCGTGCCAAAATATGCAATTTTGACGACTTTCACCTTGCTTATATCTTTAATGTTGATCTATCGAATATACAAACAGAAGGAATTGAAATTCTACATCTCGATGGCAAATATCTCATGGTTTCTCTTTTCTTTTGCCTCATTATTATCTACAATATCTGTTTATGTTCATAATAGATTCTATTTCAGATATTCTATAGATATTGCTATATACGTTGTTTTGACTGCCTTTATTGGGCTTTATATATCAAACAGATTCAGGACAAAAGAATCGATCACTCGACTTCTTCTAACCTTTATTGGAACAGGATTGATTGTCGCAATCGATGCACTTTTGAATTTTTACACTGGTAAGAGTATGTTCTTAGGTACTGTCGGAGAAGCATATTCAAGGGCTGTTATAAAAAGTACCATTGGAAATACCATCTTTGTGGCAAATTACATGACGATGCTTCTGATTCCGAGCGTTTATTTTATTCTAAGCTTTGATTTTGGTTGGAAGAAATACAGTTATAAGAACACGCTTATGGTAAAGATTTTCTCATTGGTATCTATCTTTCTGCTTCTGACAACCATTATCATCAGCCAAACAAGATCTGAGTATATATCAATGATTCTCTCAACATTTATCTTCGTTGTTTTCTACTTTATCTACGTCAGAAGAACTCAAAGCAATATTGAAAATAAGGCCGTTGAAAAAGATATTCCAAAACTCAAGAAAATAAACAAGATATTGCTGGTAATATTGCTCATTGGTCTTATATCGATCTTTATCGTCTATAACACAGACAATCCACTCACAGGTGGCGGAAAGATTTCTGTAAAAAGCAGATTTTCAGCGATGGCAAGCGTCTCAAGCAGAGATGAAAGATTCCTGGCATGGCTTGGATCAATATACCAATGGAAGGATAGCAAAATAATAGGCACAGGCATTGGAACATATCAAGTCATGGCGATCGACGAGTTACAGGAAGCGATGAAAGATCACCCAAATTTACTGTATGGTTGGAATAACTTCAAAAGGACACATAATGATTATTTTCAAGTTCTTGGTGAAACAGGAATCATTGGTCTTGCTACTGTAGTTTTGTTGGCTTGTGCATTGATTATTTATGCCTTTAAATATTTGAAAACAGTTCAAGACAAAGACGACTTGTTGTTGTTTCTTTCACTGGCTTGTGCCTTTATCGCGTTTATGGTTCAAAGTTTCTTCAGTTTTCCTGGCCATCTTTTACCCAATTCCCTGCTCGCACTGTTTTTAGCAGCGACTGCAACTGGGGTTTATTTCAATCAGAAGAAAATTCTCGCTCGTGAGATTCATTTGAAAGGTTTTGGACTGTCCTTTTTTGTCATTTTCTCACTGATTACGCTAATCAGTTCAACTTATCTCAAGTGGAATTACTTTATAAGCGAAGTATATTTCAAGAATGGTAATAACTATTACAACGGTCTAATTGGGATTTCTAACGATAAATCCACCTTCCAACAATACGAGAAGGTCTATTTACAAAAGCTCGAAGAGTTGAATAATCTAACGGGCGATTTCGCATATCTCAAGCCTGAAAATTACAAGCAATCCAATCTCTCTGGCGTGGATCTCGAGAAACAACGAATAAATCAAATTTCTGCTATAAGGGCTGAACTTCAGAAAAATTTGGCAAATATTCAGAACAATTTGAAAAAGGCCGAAGAACTTGAAAAAACGTACACACAAAAAGCAAGAGAAAATTTAGTAAGGGCACTGGAGCTAAATCATGTGTACGGTAAGGCACATTTTTATCTTGCATCGCTCTGTCTTAGACCGATCAGAATTTCGGAGGTTGCAACTGCTCTTTCGAAAAAGGATTATTCAGTGTTAAAACAAGAATACGACAACTACCAAAAGTGCATAGTAAACCAATACAAAAGTTCTGATCTCCTATTCGTCATCCCATTGATGGAAATGAAGCCTGGACTGATCAGAGACATTGCGACGATGCAATCGATTATTGATTCCTGTGGACTCTTTAAAACTTCGCTGCTTTCATTCAATGAACGAAATACGTATAAAGGTCTGGTTGCGAGGTATCAATCTTTGTGTGATGCCATAAATCAATTGATCAATGAACTACAGAATGAAGCAAACGACAAAATCGTTGCGAGTGCGATTGACGAGTTCAAGAAATTGAGAAATGAGTATATAGATGAATTTATCAAGTACTCGAAGGCAACTGTGGAGAAATTACCAGGTGGTTGGAACAGGTTCCCCGACTGGAAAAACATAGATCTATGGAGGGCTATATCGGGGGAGGATATATACAGAATGATAGCAACTTTATCGGTCTCAATTGATTCAGTGACAAGTAGCTGGGTTTTGGATTTGCTGCAATATATAGCTCAAGAAGAGGCATGGGCTTGTGAAGGAATGGCTTCAAAAGGCATTTGGGCAGTCCCAGACGGTGTGCCAGAATATATCTGGGTGGCGGCAGCAGAGTTGGAGAAAACGGATCCAGACAAAGCAAAAAATCTGTATGAAAAGATGATAAAAATGTACCAACCTGCATACGAAAGGATTCAAAGAGATATAAAAAGACTCAATACAGATTTAGCCGTTGAGAATTATCTGAACATTATTTTGAATGAATTATCAGATGCACTTGCTGAAAATGATGTTGCCATGGAGAAAATCCAAACCATGAGTGAAATGGTTAAGAGTTTTATTCCACAGATTCAGAGTTATCTGAAAAATATCGATTGGGAAGCGATAGTTAGAGCAGAGCTCAATTCTCTTGTTTATGATAAGAAATGGAATCAAAAATTCACAATAAGTAAGAGCTTGTCAAATGTTTTATTGAATGAGATTCGCAACTTGATCAATCTCTCTTTGAAAGACCAAAATAAAGCCTCGCAGGTCTTGAACAAAGTTTCGGTGAGGGTAGTAGATTTACCTGACGAGCTATTATTGTGGGAAAGAGAAATCCGCTTCCTGGAATTTTATAAAATGTTGTCAGCAAAACAAAGGGATTTTGCCATGGTGAAATAG
- a CDS encoding type III pantothenate kinase, whose amino-acid sequence MLLLFDVGNTHTVAGFTEDGTNFVKWRLATHKFETEDELFVILKSLLDNNKITFSHIDSVVIASVVPPVNYIFQRFSEKYLGIKNLWVEASDGLGIKWNVKNPTEIGADRVANVLGAAKMCDDAIILDCGTAITIDVLMAGCYEGGAILPGLMTAAHSLFEKTAKLPQIDLYTPKNCVGKDTAENIRIGIVRGTAHALNGLVEEVKNCFKNKPTIFLTGGQSKILETLIQCDLKDADLTLKGMYIYWQKKCTSCS is encoded by the coding sequence TTGCTTTTACTTTTCGATGTCGGAAATACACACACCGTTGCCGGTTTCACCGAAGATGGAACTAATTTTGTGAAGTGGCGATTGGCAACACACAAATTCGAGACAGAAGACGAGCTTTTTGTCATACTCAAATCTTTGCTCGATAACAATAAAATCACTTTTTCTCATATTGACTCTGTCGTAATTGCCTCAGTAGTTCCTCCTGTGAATTATATCTTTCAAAGATTTTCTGAGAAATACCTTGGAATAAAAAATCTATGGGTTGAGGCATCGGATGGGTTAGGAATAAAGTGGAATGTGAAAAACCCAACGGAAATCGGTGCAGATAGGGTGGCAAATGTGTTAGGAGCTGCAAAGATGTGTGATGACGCCATAATTTTGGATTGTGGTACTGCGATAACGATTGATGTATTGATGGCTGGTTGCTATGAAGGAGGAGCGATCCTTCCTGGATTGATGACAGCAGCTCATTCTTTATTCGAGAAAACAGCGAAACTCCCGCAGATCGATCTATATACACCCAAGAATTGTGTTGGTAAAGACACAGCAGAGAACATAAGAATTGGTATAGTGAGAGGTACTGCACATGCGTTGAACGGTCTTGTTGAAGAAGTGAAGAATTGCTTTAAGAATAAACCAACGATTTTCTTAACAGGTGGGCAGAGTAAAATCTTAGAAACACTAATTCAATGTGATTTGAAAGATGCAGATCTAACCTTGAAGGGGATGTACATCTATTGGCAAAAGAAATGTACGTCTTGCTCATAA